One segment of Clostridium botulinum DNA contains the following:
- the malQ gene encoding 4-alpha-glucanotransferase, protein MRRSSGIIMHIASLPGEFGIGTFGKEAYEFADFLKESHQKYWQILPIGPTSYGDSPYQSFSAFAGNPYFIDFKLLEDDGLLEGKDYLNLNFGEDEEDIDYGLIFVEKMKVLRKAYERFKLNLPIDLKEFEEENQWLDDYSLYMAIKLKFELKSWQKWDIDIKLRKKEVLDKYREELKDEINYWKFIQYKFFEQWNNLKEYVNDLGIEIIGDIPIYVAEDSADIWANPKAFLLDEETLLPLRVSGCPPDNFAVTGQLWGNPIYNWDYIDKTNYKWWIDRMRQSSKLYDVIRIDHFRGFESYWSIPYGDPTAENGEWVKGPGIKLFNAIKKELGDIKIIAEDLGFLTDEVVKFREKSGFPGMRVLQFAFSGDATNRDLPHNYEENCIAYTGTHDNNTFRGWLEKTGTEEEIEASIKYLGLNKEEGYNWGFIRGVWGSKAYLSIALIQDFLNLGNESRINIPSTLGKNWRWRIKKDVFTDELAEKIYEITKMYGRCEE, encoded by the coding sequence ATGAGAAGAAGCAGTGGAATCATAATGCATATTGCATCTTTGCCAGGGGAATTTGGAATAGGAACATTTGGAAAAGAGGCATATGAGTTTGCAGATTTTTTGAAAGAATCACATCAAAAGTATTGGCAAATACTTCCTATAGGGCCAACTAGTTATGGAGATTCACCATATCAATCTTTTTCAGCATTTGCAGGAAATCCTTATTTTATAGATTTTAAACTATTAGAAGATGATGGGTTATTGGAAGGTAAAGACTATTTAAATTTAAATTTTGGAGAAGATGAAGAAGATATTGATTATGGATTAATATTTGTAGAAAAAATGAAGGTTCTAAGAAAAGCGTATGAGAGGTTTAAACTTAATTTACCAATAGATTTAAAAGAATTTGAAGAAGAAAATCAGTGGTTAGATGATTATTCTTTATATATGGCAATTAAATTAAAATTCGAATTGAAGAGTTGGCAAAAGTGGGACATAGATATTAAACTTAGAAAAAAAGAAGTATTAGATAAGTATAGAGAAGAATTAAAAGATGAAATAAATTATTGGAAGTTTATACAATATAAATTTTTTGAACAATGGAATAACTTAAAAGAATACGTAAACGATTTGGGAATTGAAATAATAGGAGATATTCCAATATATGTAGCAGAAGACAGTGCAGATATATGGGCAAATCCAAAAGCATTTTTATTAGATGAAGAGACATTATTACCATTAAGAGTTTCAGGATGTCCACCAGATAATTTTGCAGTAACAGGTCAATTATGGGGAAATCCAATTTACAATTGGGATTATATTGATAAAACTAATTATAAATGGTGGATAGATAGAATGAGACAAAGTTCAAAATTGTATGATGTTATAAGAATAGATCATTTTAGGGGATTTGAATCTTATTGGTCAATACCATATGGAGATCCGACAGCAGAAAATGGAGAATGGGTAAAAGGTCCAGGAATAAAACTCTTTAATGCCATAAAGAAAGAGCTTGGTGATATAAAGATTATAGCAGAAGATTTAGGTTTTTTAACTGATGAAGTTGTAAAATTTAGAGAAAAATCTGGTTTTCCAGGGATGAGGGTTCTTCAATTTGCCTTTTCAGGAGATGCTACAAATAGGGACTTACCTCATAACTATGAAGAAAATTGTATAGCTTATACAGGCACTCATGATAATAATACATTTAGGGGATGGCTTGAAAAGACAGGAACTGAAGAAGAAATAGAAGCTTCTATTAAATATCTAGGGTTAAATAAAGAAGAAGGATATAATTGGGGATTTATAAGAGGAGTATGGGGTAGCAAAGCATATTTATCAATAGCCCTAATACAAGATTTTCTGAATTTGGGAAATGAATCTAGAATTAATATTCCTTCAACACTTGGAAAAAATTGGCGTTGGAGAATTAAAAAAGATGTTTTTACAGATGAATTAGCAGAAAAAATTTATGAGATAACGAAAATGTATGGAAGGTGCGAAGAATAA